The Dunckerocampus dactyliophorus isolate RoL2022-P2 chromosome 16, RoL_Ddac_1.1, whole genome shotgun sequence genome includes a window with the following:
- the tmlhe gene encoding trimethyllysine dioxygenase, mitochondrial, which yields MLRTLSRSVRFIVRHTPRTQWTHKTQVRRFAAPPAAPHLLEDRLELHYGGNRLHLDYVWLRDHCRSSSSYNLQTNQRKLDTGSIDLNIRPEHTRVEDDHLILTWPGGHVSKYSLSWLAENSYEAMNQRTVQPRILWNADSYNNAHVPSTTWDTFMSSDDEVKKFLQNYLLYGIAFVNDVPVTIEATEAVCNRVSLIRETTYGRMWCFTSDFSRGDTAYSQLALDRHTDTSYFQEPCGIQVFHCLKHEGTGGKTLLVDGFHAAENVRKQSPEHFELLSSVPIRHEYMENTGSHRNHMTGIGPVLNVYPWNNELYLLRYNNYDRSVINTIPHDVVRRWYVAHRELTTELRRPENELWVKLTPGKVIFIDNWRVMHGREAFTGVRQLCGCYLTRDDVLSSARGLGLQV from the exons ATGCTCAGGACGCTTAGCAGAAGTGTTCGGTTTATTGTCAGGCACACCCCACGGACCCAATGGACACACAAGACGCAAGTTCGGCGCTTCGCTGCCCCCCCAGCAGCTCCACACTTACTCGAAGACCGTCTAG AGCTCCACTACGGAGGTAATCGACTGCACTTGGACTACGTGTGGCTGCGGGATCACTGCCGCTCTTCCTCTTCGTACAACTTACAAACCAACCAGCGGAAGTTGGACACTGGAAGTATTGACCTCAACATCCGTCCAGAGCACACCAGAGTTGAAGATGACCATCTCATCCTCACTT GGCCTGGTGGTCACGTATCCAAATACAGCCTTAGCTGGCTAGCTGAAAacagctacgaagctatgaaccAGCGCACGGTACAGCCACGCATTCTATGGAACGCTGACAGCTATAACAACGCACACGTGCCCTCCACCACATGGGACACCTTCATGAGCAGTGACGATGAAGTGAAGAAGTTTTTGCAGAATTATCTTCTCTACGGGATCGCTTTCGTCAACGACGTCCCTGTCACCATTGAAGCCACGGAGGCCGTTTGTAATCGAGTCAGTCTTATCAG GGAGACGACATACGGGAGAATGTGGTGCTTCACGTCAGATTTTTCCAGAGGAGACACCGCCTACAGCCAGCTGGCCCTGGACCGCCACACTGACACGTCTTATTTCCAGGAACCATGTGG aATTCAAGTTTTTCACTGCCTGAAGCATGAGGGAACGGGAGGGAAGACACTCCTCGTGGATGGATTCCACGCGGCAGAAAACGTTCGCAAGCAGTCGCCAGAACATTTTGAGCTGCTTTCCAGCGTTCCCATCAGACACGAATACATGGAAAACACCGGCAGCCACCGAAACCACATGACAGGCATCGGACCCGTCCTTAACGTCTATCCCTGGAATAATGAACTTTACCTGTTAcg GTACAACAACTATGACCGATCAGTGATTAACACCATCCCTCATGATGTCGTTCGGCGCTGGTATGTGGCTCATCGAGAGCTGACCACAGAACTGAGGCGACCAGAAAATGAGCTGTGGGTGAAACTGACCCCGGGAAAA gTGATTTTCATTGACAACTGGCGAGTCATGCACGGGAGGGAAGCGTTCACCGGCGTAAGGCAGCTCTGTGGATGCTATCTGACCAGAGATGACGTTCTGAGCAGCgcacgtggtttggggctgcagGTGTAA